In one Kluyveromyces marxianus DMKU3-1042 DNA, complete genome, chromosome 4 genomic region, the following are encoded:
- the NHX1 gene encoding bifunctional K:H/Na:H antiporter NHX1, with protein MKKTALYIALWLIKARMGYASGEDDEGGDNDGEVPIPDDPDDVNPITEEMFSSWALFILLFLLIAALWSSYMLTRKRVRAVHETVLSIFYGMLVGLIIRLSPGHYIQDTVTFNSSYFFNVLLPPIILNSGYELNQVNFFNNIVSILTFAIPGTLISAIVLGTILFIWTSLGLEGINISFVDALSVGATLSATDPVTILSIFNAYKVDPKLYTIIFGESLLNDAISIVMFETCQKFHGKKLQFSSFFEGIGMFLMTFTVSLLIGCMIGMLVALLLKHTYIRRYPEIESCIILLVAYQSYFFSNGCHMSGIVSLLFCGITLKHYAYFNMSRRTQVTLKYIFQLLARLSENFIFIYLGLALFTEVELVYKPMLIIITAISICVARWCAVLPLSNFVNWFYRIRTLRSMGLNSSSESEYSIPDEIPYQYQMMVFWAGLRGAVGVALAMGIQGEFKFTLLATVLVVVVLTVIIFGGTTASMLEILNIKTGCEDENDLSDDEFDIEAPRPISLPSGNLDSTADFRSDFPPLATSANGGLGASPNEQPATNSRFSFDRSQIRSSVDKIFNQDKWFANFDEQVLKPVFLDNPSDAPSRADNHSSDSPNFMSSRRT; from the coding sequence ATGAAGAAAACGGCACTGTATATTGCTCTTTGGCTGATAAAGGCTCGGATGGGGTATGCGTCTGGCGAAGACGATGAGGGTGGAGACAATGATGGAGAAGTGCCAATCCCAGACGACCCAGACGATGTCAATCCCATAACAGAGGAAATGTTCTCTTCGTGGGCGCTTTTCATTCTATTGTTCCTACTTATAGCGGCGTTGTGGTCATCGTATATGCTCACGAGAAAAAGGGTAAGAGCAGTGCACGAAACTGTGCTCTCTATCTTTTACGGAATGCTAGTGGGGCTTATCATCAGATTGAGCCCTGGTCATTACATCCAGGATACTGTGACGTTTAACTCGTCGTATTTTTTCAACGTGCTCTTGCCTCCAATTATCCTCAATTCGGGATACGAGTTGAACCAAgtcaatttctttaacaaCATCGTGTCAATTCTCACGTTCGCTATTCCGGGTACGCTCATATCTGCTATCGTGTTGGGGACCATCTTGTTCATCTGGACCTCTTTGGGTCTAGAAGGGATCAACATATCCTTTGTTGATGCCTTATCTGTTGGAGCTACGCTCTCCGCAACGGATCCAGTCACCATTTTGTCCATTTTCAACGCCTATAAAGTGGATCCCAAACTTTATACCATCATCTTCGGTGAGTCGTTGCTCAATGATGCCATTTCCATCGTCATGTTCGAAACATGCCAGAAGTTCCACGGTAAAAAGCTACAATTTTCCTCCTTTTTCGAAGGTATCGGGATGTTCTTGATGACGTTCACGGTGTCGCTGTTGATCGGCTGTATGATTGGAATGCTCGTGGCTTTACTCTTGAAACATACTTATATCAGAAGGTACCCTGAAATAGAGAGTTGTATCATCCTTTTGGTGGCGTACCAGTCCTACTTCTTCTCGAACGGCTGCCACATGTCCGGGATCGTATCCTTATTATTCTGTGGTATAACTTTGAAACACTACGCTTATTTCAACATGTCCAGAAGAACACAGGTTACATTGAAATACATATTCCAATTATTAGCAAGACTATCGGAaaatttcatcttcatctacTTGGGTTTGGCCTTGTTCACTGAAGTGGAACTAGTATACAAGCCAATGTTGATCATAATTACCGCCATATCAATTTGTGTGGCACGTTGGTGTGCTGTCCTTCCTTTATCTAATTTTGTCAATTGGTTCTACAGAATAAGAACGTTGAGATCCATGGGTTTGAATTCATCCTCAGAGTCTGAGTATTCAATCCCTGATGAGATTCCTTATCAGTACCAAATGATGGTATTCTGGGCAGGTCTAAGAGGTGCTGTTGGTGTTGCTCTTGCAATGGGGATTCAAGGTGAGTTTAAGTTCACTTTGTTGGCAACAGTTCTAGTCGTCGTCGTCCTAactgttattatttttggaGGTACTACTGCCAGTATGCTAGAGATTCTAAATATTAAGACAGGGTGTGAGGATGAAAATGATCtaagtgatgatgaattcgATATTGAAGCACCCCGTCCGATATCACTTCCAAGTGGTAACTTAGACTCAACAGCAGACTTTAGATCTGACTTCCCTCCATTGGCAACGAGCGCTAATGGCGGACTAGGCGCATCGCCAAATGAGCAGCCAGCAACAAATTCTAGATTTTCATTCGATCGTTCGCAAATTAGAAGCTCAGTGGATAAAATATTCAATCAGGACAAATGGTTTGCAAATTTCGATGAACAAGTCTTAAAACCCGTGTTCTTGGATAATCCATCGGATGCTCCATCAAGAGCAGATAACCATTCTTCAGATTCACCTAATTTTATGTCAAGTAGAAGAACCTAA
- the GUK1 gene encoding guanylate kinase yields MSRPIVISGPSGTGKSTLLKKLFSEFPDKFGFSVSSTTRKPREGEVDGKDYNFVSVDEFKSMIEANKFIEWAQFSGNYYGTTVESVNKVTKSGKTCILDIDMQGVKSVKKTDLNARFLFVAPPSVDALRERLTGRGTETPESLEKRLSAATAELEYAKTGAHDLTIVNDDLEKAYAKMKEFIFEEGN; encoded by the coding sequence ATGAGCCGTCCTATTGTTATTTCTGGGCCTAGTGGAACTGGTAAGTCGactttattgaagaagttgttcaGCGAGTTCCCAGACAAGTTTGGGTTCTCTGTTTCTTCGACGACCAGAAAGCCCAGGGAGGGCGAGGTTGACGGGAAGGACTACAACTTTGTTAGTGTGGACGAGTTCAAGTCGATGATCGAGGCCAACAAGTTCATCGAATGGGCTCAGTTCTCTGGGAATTACTACGGTACCACTGTCGAGTCTGTGAACAAGGTGACCAAGAGCGGGAAGACTTGTATTCTTGACATTGATATGCAGGGTGTGAAGTCAGTCAAGAAGACTGACTTGAACGCTAGATTCTTGTTTGTGGCTCCGCCATCTGTCGATGCTCTCAGAGAGAGATTGACCGGCAGAGGGACCGAGACTCCAGAGTCGCTAGAGAAGAGATTGAGTGCAGCTACTGCCGAGTTGGAATACGCCAAGACGGGTGCTCACGACTTGACCATTGTGAACGACGACCTGGAGAAGGCTTACGCCAAGATGAAGGAGTTCATCTTCGAGGAGGGAAACTGA
- the RCF1 gene encoding respiratory supercomplex assembly factor RCF1 has protein sequence MSYLPSSFDADLEDVDEMPFWDKMVFHCKQQPLVPLGTLATTGAVTLAVLNVKNGNKQKAQIWFRWRVGLQAFTLAALVAGSYLYGKNSKERATHEEQMRKKAKLREELWIKELERRDEETKMRKQRAELARQKAKEMEEETTRLQQELKELEAKLKNK, from the coding sequence ATGTCCTACCTTCCATCGAGTTTTGATGCAGACCTAGAAGACGTCGACGAAATGCCCTTCTGGGACAAGATGGTGTTCCATTGCAAGCAACAGCCTCTTGTCCCACTTGGAACGCTCGCTACCACAGGTGCTGTCACGCTAGCAGTGCTTAACGTCAAGAACGGTAACAAACAAAAGGCCCAGATCTGGTTCCGTTGGCGTGTGGGCTTGCAAGCCTTCACCCTAGCTGCGCTAGTGGCAGGGTCATACTTGTACGGAAAGAACAGTAAGGAAAGAGCAACTCACGAGGAACAGATGAGAAAGAAGGCCAAGTTGAGAGAAGAACTATGGATCAAGGagttggaaagaagagatgagGAAACGAAAATGAGAAAGCAAAGAGCCGAGCTCGCAAGACAAAAGGCTAAGGAAATGGAAGAGGAAACCACCAGATTACAGCAAGAGTTGAAAGAGCTTGAAGCAAAGCTGAAGAACAAatga
- the USA1 gene encoding Usa1p: MEYLASKAYHFSVWSSDPQLLTGTNLTIRAHAKCSVLRLKQYIHHLLVQQQGVGIKFSVNDLTLSYKTGDLDGELQCQQIEPNYPGVIRLRLEKSNKAVSLQPTYYNPDSFTRTMVQSQCNILSVEKIFKARLQDVSLHSTISHLAKLTIEELNQYERQNEDEQMCSVKEHTLEDVIALDIAGRSHPINLSETTEDLTLSDLLGIDFVPTANGYCSLLCKVRHSQMEEGVTIEFVSEAKFTIQQMIVNSKTTVLDVKNFICSVYAHALRLQPSDIKLIYKGCIIHELNGASNEPNKILKFITEPNGAKLHVHISHEYSEPGPGFWSELLFAPDRFDFMPTRTQSQDSSNSNSNSNSNGDSVTAALSGSLTGSAPMRATDSTDTYSQRHTAPVSYSNTRSVTPSPTPTRTVDAIPETHQQPVQVVTSEGLPVSRSYETYERVTVNNKDYIVPRSQLETQYFELQIGDRIIKLCPDEVHFQGGYVQLTASARASIENAIGERITNGEYLGNIAEDEGLLPDTPATPNNGGDQQEADGQRRRGGVGRLPNMFNFLRRMNMGRFFRRETLVLIIEMITGRNGLLMSLGFGLYLRLPLWAFCLLVTGLTIRSVWIKFKLSKKVRKLVVGSADSLTTQEQEQIRTLIKSEKFNTAFFMSLARMRTILPLLCSRMDANQDLANELLHEVKRNPKVNQQLAENDRLASHSSYVLKQFLLSLPSQERAKPIFYELFRDLLEKCEPLLSQEMHTLEPWAAAMVHEMRKYNWRVNRSHMTASDYIKLWLDIYEPWNFFSNTQFMRYAVPDPRTDNILVGIVKNCLLFVLLFIPSFERQFEEIIEERLIQQSQDEDLIAL; encoded by the coding sequence ATGGAATACCTTGCTTCGAAGGCGTACCATTTCAGCGTGTGGTCTAGTGATCCGCAGTTGTTAACTGGAACGAATTTGACAATTAGGGCGCATGCTAAGTGTTCGGTGTTAAGGCTCAAGCAGTACATACACCACCTACTGGTGCAACAACAAGGGGTTGGGATCAAGTTTTCGGTGAACGATCTCACGCTTAGCTATAAGACCGGTGATTTGGATGGCGAATTGCAGTGCCAACAGATCGAGCCTAATTATCCAGGTGTAATACGACTAAGGTTGGAGAAAAGCAACAAAGCGGTTTCGTTACAGCCCACGTACTATAATCCGGATAGTTTCACGCGCACTATGGTCCAAAGCCAGTGCAATATACTCTCTGTGGAAAAGATATTCAAGGCTCGTTTGCAAGATGTGTCTTTGCACTCGACGATATCGCATTTGGCGAAGCTGACTATCGAGGAGTTGAACCAGTACGAACGCCAGAATGAGGACGAGCAAATGTGTTCTGTGAAAGAGCATACGCTGGAGGATGTTATTGCGCTTGATATCGCTGGGAGGTCGCACCCAATAAATCTTTCAGAAACTACAGAGGACTTGACTTTAAGCGATCTCTTGGGGATAGATTTTGTCCCAACGGCCAACGGGTACTGCTCGTTGCTCTGTAAGGTGAGACATTCGCAAATGGAGGAAGGTGTTACTATTGAGTTTGTATCTGAGGCTAAATTTACAATTCAACAAATGATTGTGAACAGCAAAACCACGGTGCTGGACGTCAAGAACTTTATTTGCTCTGTTTACGCTCATGCACTGCGGTTGCAACCAAGCGATATCAAGCTTATTTACAAGGGATGTATAATACACGAATTGAACGGCGCTTCAAACGAGCCGAACAAGATCCTGAAGTTTATCACGGAGCCAAACGGAGCCAAGTTGCACGTTCATATATCTCACGAATATTCGGAACCGGGTCCAGGGTTCTGGTCTGAGCTCTTGTTTGCACCGGATAGATTCGATTTCATGCCAACTAGAACGCAGAGTCAGgacagcagcaacagcaacagcaacagcaacagcaatgGTGATTCGGTTACAGCCGCTCTCTCGGGTTCACTCACTGGCTCGGCGCCTATGCGGGCCACGGACTCAACTGATACGTATTCTCAACGACACACCGCTCCTGTATCGTATTCTAATACACGTTCAGTTACACCTTCACCAACGCCAACCAGAACTGTCGATGCTATTCCAGAAACGCACCAACAGCCAGTACAAGTTGTAACCTCCGAGGGTTTACCTGTTTCCAGGTCATATGAGACATATGAACGTGTCACCGTTAATAATAAGGACTACATCGTTCCGCGGTCGCAGTTGGAAACACAATACTTTGAGTTGCAGATTGGTGATCGTATCATCAAGCTTTGCCCTGACGAGGTACATTTCCAAGGTGGCTACGTACAACTGACTGCGTCAGCTAGAGCTTCGATAGAAAATGCCATCGGCGAGCGTATTACGAACGGTGAGTATTTGGGGAATATTGCTGAGGATGAGGGCCTTTTGCCCGACACTCCTGCGACACCAAATAACGGGGGTGATCAACAAGAAGCAGACGGACAGAGGCGCAGAGGAGGTGTAGGGCGATTGCCTAACATGTTCAACTTCCTGCGTCGGATGAATATGGGTAGGTTTTTCAGACGGGAAACGCTTGTCCTGATAATCGAGATGATCACGGGGAGAAACGGTCTGCTAATGTCTTTGGGGTTCGGACTCTACCTTAGACTACCACTATGGGCGTTCTGTTTGCTAGTCACGGGACTCACCATAAGAAGCGTGTGGATCAAGTTTAAACTCAGCAAGAAGGTGAGAAAGCTCGTGGTAGGTTCAGCGGACAGCTTAACGACCCAGGAACAAGAGCAGATCAGGACGTTGATTAAGAGCGAAAAGTTCAACACCGCCTTTTTCATGTCGTTGGCACGCATGCGGACCATATTGCCCCTCTTATGCAGCCGCATGGACGCAAACCAGGACTTGGCAAACGAGTTGTTACACGAGGTGAAGCGCAACCCCAAGGTAAACCAACAGCTCGCAGAAAACGACCGCTTGGCGTCGCACAGCTCATACGTGTTGAAACAATTCTTACTGTCTCTGCCTTCGCAGGAAAGGGCCAAGCCGATCTTTTACGAATTGTTCCGCGACTTGCTCGAAAAGTGCGAGCCATTGCTCTCCCAGGAGATGCACACTCTAGAGCCCTGGGCCGCTGCCATGGTTCACGAAATGAGGAAGTACAACTGGCGCGTGAACAGATCCCACATGACCGCATCAGATTACATAAAACTATGGCTAGACATCTACGAGCCCTGgaacttcttttccaatacCCAGTTCATGCGCTACGCGGTCCCCGACCCACGCACAGACAATATCCTCGTCGGAATCGTAAAGAACTGTCTCTTGTTCGTGCTACTCTTCATCCCCTCCTTCGAGAGACAATTCGAGGAGATCATCGAGGAACGGCTTATTCAGCAATCCCAGGACGAGGACCTTATCGCGCTTTGA
- the TSA2 gene encoding thioredoxin peroxidase TSA2, whose protein sequence is MVAQVQKPAPEFKKTAVIDGVFDEVSLEKYKGKYVVLAFIPLAFTFVCPTEIIAFSEAAKKFEEIGAQVLFASTDSEYSLLAWTNVARKDGGLGPVNIPLIADTNHSLSRDYGVLIEEEGIALRGLFLIDPKGIVRHITINDLPVGRNVEEALRLVEGFQWTDKNGTVLPCNWTPGSATIKPDVEASKEYFAAANKE, encoded by the coding sequence ATGGTTGCCCAAGTCCAAAAGCCAGCCCCAGAGTTCAAGAAGACCGCTGTCATTGACGGTGTTTTCGACGAAGTTTCCCTAGAAAAATACAAGGGTAAGTACGTTGTCTTGGCCTTCATTCCATTGGCCTTCACCTTCGTGTGCCCAACTGAAATCATTGCCTTCTCTGAAGCTGCCAAGAAGTTCGAAGAAATTGGTGCTCAAGTTTTGTTCGCTTCCACTGACTCCGAATACTCCTTGTTGGCATGGACCAACGTTGCTAGAAAGGACGGTGGTCTAGGTCCAGTCAACATTCCATTGATTGCTGACACCAACCACTCCTTGTCCAGAGACTACGGTGTCTTgatcgaagaagaaggtattGCCTTGAGAggtttgttcttgatcGATCCAAAGGGTATTGTGAGACACATCACCATCAACGACTTGCCAGTCGGTAGAAacgttgaagaagctttgaGATTGGTCGAAGGTTTCCAATGGACCGACAAGAACGGTACCGTCTTGCCATGTAACTGGACTCCAGGTTCCGCTACCATCAAGCCAGACGTCGAAGCTTCTAAGGAATACTTCGCTGCCGCTAACAAGGAATAA
- the PPN1 gene encoding endopolyphosphatase, translating into MHGSISMDEPRLREKEEKPDRLEVGGKPQGPQEREGSYFRVWKQVIHVVLLLGTIVTYFYFFRRENLTRPLEELNGEVRGFTTSLSDDRNVSSADILSMLNLSPNQPVKITDLSGKRARHLKGRFLHITDMHPDLYYKEGSSTRKTCHRGKPQDDKDRAARFGNAMMGCDAPPALMDYTLKWIEDNLKDEIDFIIWTGDNVRHDNDRMIPRTEQQIFDMNRHVSELFSKKFRDPSSQDPREFTVKIIPSLGNNDVFPHNMFSTGPTLQTRELFDIWRNFIPQEQQNTFDRYTSFFVEVIPGQLAVISLNTLYLFKGNPLVDNCSSKNQPGYKLLLWLGYTLQELRSRGMKVWLSGHVPPIAKNADSSCSDKLALWLHEYNDIIIGGVYGHMNMDHFIPIDGKKAWDNLAEDYSALEFEARDFVEDASAGRRITIEGAKPVKKVSYMNRVRDQYYSKVAAKYDRVSRKDPLFERYSLVHVGTSIIPTFNPGFRVWEYNITALQTQEVHVHSYQPWDTFFEELEEKIESELLRPTLEEEEEREHEQEEDENDDDISIAKKKKKGRKGKKGKKGKKRRKDWWKDDKTIPRKKPKDIEPGPSYENQLFSPLRFVQYYADLKQIDKDYRKLVAEGKSEDEAASIAFQYQVEYTSDQKPYPMKTLLVKDYMKLASMLALDDKVWDKYLERAFCSSGYEE; encoded by the coding sequence ATGCATGGTAGTATATCTATGGACGAACCTCGGTTAAGGGAAAAGGAGGAGAAGCCAGATAGGCTGGAAGTAGGGGGGAAACCCCAAGGGCCTCAGGAGCGTGAGGGTTCCTATTTCAGGGTATGGAAGCAAGTTATCCATGTTGTGCTGTTGCTTGGAACCATTGTGACttatttttacttctttcGCCGAGAGAATTTAACTCGTCCATTAGAGGAGCTCAATGGGGAAGTACGCGGGTTTACAACGTCATTGAGTGACGATAGGaatgtttcttctgctgaTATACTGTCAATGTTGAACCTCAGTCCAAATCAACCGGTTAAAATCACAGACTTAAGCGGTAAGAGAGCCCGTCATTTGAAGGGAAGATTCTTACACATTACGGATATGCATCCGGATCTCTACTACAAGGAAGGAAGCTCCACCCGTAAAACGTGTCATAGAGGGAAACCCCAAGACGATAAGGATAGAGCGGCTCGATTTGGTAACGCAATGATGGGCTGTGATGCTCCTCCAGCTCTCATGGACTATACGTTGAAATGGATTGAGGACAACCttaaagatgaaattgacTTTATCATTTGGACAGGTGACAACGTGAGACACGACAACGACCGTATGATTCCTAGAACAGAGCAGCAGATTTTTGACATGAACAGACATGTTAGTGAACTTTTTTCTAAGAAGTTTAGGGACCCTAGTTCTCAGGATCCTAGGGAGTTTACAGTAAAGATAATACCCTCGTTGGGAAACAACGATGTGTTCCCACACAATATGTTTTCCACCGGTCCCACATTGCAGACAAGAGAGTTGTTCGATATATGGAGAAACTTTATCCCACAAGAACAGCAAAATACCTTTGATAGATACACTTCATTTTTCGTCGAAGTTATTCCAGGCCAATTAGCTGTCATATCTTTGAACACCTTGTACCTGTTTAAAGGTAACCCATTGGTGGATAACTGCAGTTCCAAGAATCAACCGGGCTATAAACTGCTCCTATGGTTGGGCTACACTCTACAAGAGCTAAGGAGCAGAGGCATGAAAGTATGGCTCAGTGGACATGTCCCACCAATCGCAAAGAATGCAGATTCTTCATGCTCAGACAAGTTAGCACTATGGTTGCATGAGTATAACGACATTATTATTGGCGGTGTATACGGACATATGAACATGGACCATTTCATCCCAATAGATGGTAAAAAAGCATGGGACAACCTTGCTGAAGATTATTCGGCATTGGAGTTCGAGGCACGTGATTTTGTTGAGGATGCATCTGCAGGAAGACGGATAACCATAGAAGGGGCCAAACCTGTGAAGAAGGTTAGTTACATGAACAGAGTACGCGATCAATATTACTCCAAAGTGGCTGCTAAGTATGATCGTGTTTCCAGAAAGGATCCTTTGTTTGAAAGGTACAGTTTAGTGCATGTTGGTACGTCCATCATCCCTACCTTCAATCCTGGTTTCAGAGTTTGGGAATACAATATCACTGCTTTGCAAACTCAAGAAGTGCATGTGCATTCGTACCAACCATGGGATACCTTTTTTGAAGAGTTGGAGGAGAAGATCGAATCAGAATTGTTACGCCCAACTCtagaagaggaggaggaaagagaacatgaacaagaagaagatgaaaatgacGATGACATAAGCAttgccaagaagaagaaaaagggtAGGAAGGGCAAGAAGGGCAAGAAGGGCAAAAAGAGACGGAAGGATTGGTGGAAGGACGACAAGACGATACCTAGGAAGAAGCCAAAGGACATCGAACCTGGACCATCGTACGAAAACCAACTCTTTTCCCCTCTACGGTTTGTTCAATACTATGCCGATTTGAAGCAGATTGACAAAGATTATCGGAAACTAGTTGCTGAGGGGAAGAGCGAGGACGAAGCTGCATCGATTGCATTCCAATACCAAGTCGAGTATACTTCTGATCAAAAGCCATATCCGATGAAGACCCTCTTGGTGAAAGATTACATGAAATTAGCATCTATGTTAGCGCTAGATGACAAAGTTTGGGACAAATACCTAGAACGAGCATTCTGTTCTAGCGGATACGAggagtag
- the YHP1 gene encoding Yhp1p translates to MSKPMLPSFSTIIDAASSATSSPLPRPASMSFRLDIQGNIKLPPLSSNEPQTPVLRTNLLSITPTTSMLRMGNVSISGSSNIHSESNFRSCDVSHVTGSEPVIASAPLLQQQQQQQQQLHPISRTSNTTPSAGASLSLNLKLAETSSLHHTPSKKPRANKRSSSANTSLILADPEPVENSSVSGKKKSTKTKSFAFITHSQETFPSNEPSIDNAQLARRKRRRTSKNESETLKREFEVNPAPSKERRAELAAICNMSEKAIQVWFQNRRQNFRKKLRTDSKQLNSPLTDSEGSKSNCSTSPTVDKPQHSISTESITLVNDDKTDDSFSSAPKQSDTENTPSMTVTSNRRNSANATIVTPVDEQKFQKKLKLDVPRYTTATTLTEKESSPSEKGKVLTFRLKQDNELARVYTSPNNRVNKLINGSAIQSMHSTPIKGNTENNKINESIASGKLNFNSNRGILKELNVNAV, encoded by the coding sequence ATGTCGAAGCCTATGCTGCCTTCCTTTTCTACTATTATAGATGCTGCGAGTTCCGCTACTTCCTCCCCGTTGCCTAGGCCTGCTAGCATGAGTTTCAGATTGGACATCCAAGGAAACATCAAGCTGCCTCCGCTGAGCAGCAACGAGCCTCAGACGCCCGTGTTGAGGACCAACCTGCTTTCCATCACCCCAACCACTAGCATGCTTAGAATGGGCAATGTGTCTATTTCtggcagcagcaacatTCACAGCGAGAGCAACTTTAGAAGTTGTGACGtaagtcacgtgacagGTTCGGAACCTGTTATTGCATCGGCTCCCCTATtgcagcaacaacagcaacagcagcagcagctccACCCCATCTCAAGAACCTCAAACACAACACCAAGTGCCGGAGCAAGCCTCAGTCTAAACCTCAAGCTGGCAGAAACCAGCTCACTTCACCATACACCCTCAAAAAAACCTAGGGCAAATAAGAGATCTAGCAGTGCAAACACCAGCCTGATACTGGCAGACCCTGAACCAGTCGAAAACTCCTCGGTGTCGgggaaaaagaagtctaCCAAGACAAAGTCCTTTGCATTCATCACTCACTCTCAAGAAACTTTCCCTTCTAATGAACCATCCATAGATAACGCTCAGCTGGCGAGACgtaagagaagaagaacttccaAGAACGAGTCTGAAACcttgaaaagagaatttgAGGTGAACCCAGCTCCTTCCAAGGAGAGAAGAGCTGAATTGGCTGCAATCTGCAATATGAGCGAGAAGGCTATTCAAGTCTGGTTCCAGAATAGAAGACAGAACTTCAGGAAGAAACTAAGAACTGATTCAAAACAACTAAATTCTCCCCTCACGGATTCTGAGGGTAGCAAAAGTAATTGTTCAACTAGCCCAACTGTCGATAAACCACAACACAGCATTTCTACTGAGTCTATTACGCTTGTCAATGACGACAAAACAGATGATTCTTTTTCTAGCGCGCCAAAACAATCGGACACGGAAAATACGCCCTCAATGACGGTGACTTCCAATAGGCGTAACAGTGCGAATGCAACTATCGTCACACCGGTAGATGAACagaaattccaaaagaaattaaagcTTGATGTTCCAAGATACACCACTGCTACTACTTTAACAGAAAAAGAGTCGTCACCTTCAGAAAAGGGAAAAGTTTTGACATTCAGATTGAAACAGGATAACGAGTTAGCTCGTGTGTATACCAGTCCTAACAACAGGGTCAATAAACTAATAAATGGCAGTGCTATTCAGAGTATGCATTCTACTCCAATTAAAGGAAATACCGagaataataaaatcaaCGAGTCCATAGCCAGTGGGAAACTGAACTTCAATTCTAACAGAGGCATACTAAAGGAATTAAATGTCAACGCAgtttga
- the RPS18A gene encoding 40S ribosomal protein uS13 — MSLVVQEQGSFQHILRLLNTNVDGNIKVVYALTTIRGVGRRYANLVCKKADVDLHKRAGELTQEELERIVQIMQNPTHYKIPTWFLNRQKDVNDGKDYHSLANNLESKLRDDLERLKKIRSHRGIRHFWGLRVRGQHTKTTGRRRA, encoded by the exons ATGTCTCtagttgttcaagaacaaggttCCTTCCAACATATTTTGCG TTTGTTGAACACCAACGTTGATGGTAACATCAAGGTTGTCTACGCTTTGACCACCATCAGAGGTGTCGGTCGTAGATACGCCAACTTGGTTTGTAAGAAGGCTGATGTTGATTTGCACAAGAGAGCTGGTGAATTGacccaagaagaattggaaagaaTTGTCCAAATCATGCAAAACCCAACTCACTACAAGATCCCAACCTGGTTCTTGAACAGACAAAAGGATGTCAACGATGGTAAGGACTACCACTCCTTGGCTAACAACTTGGAATCCAAGTTGAGAGATGACTTGGAAAGATTAAAGAAGATCAGATCTCACCGTGGTATTAGACACTTCTGGGGTTTGAGAGTCAGAGGTCAACACACCAAGACCACtggtagaagaagagcttAA
- the YML6 gene encoding mitochondrial 54S ribosomal protein uL4m has product MFATKQASSLCKNVRFLSKSQRPLPNACPPPKYTLATVRAFPSLEPLTFAPVPTSVLDAPLRRDLIWRAVVYENDNKRVGASNPPGRSDVGYSRRKILPQKGSGMARAGDANSPIRHNGGRSLARTAPNDYTTDLPKKIYSLAFNNALSYQYRNGNVFVVGSGDSVSPTNALDLNDLEVLPTSQDSQDGEIVFEKFLEYHNLNGKKLLFVINEPRVGLFEFSEKFKDKVNIVQKEFVNVNDILKAQRIFIELEALEFLAISNNI; this is encoded by the coding sequence ATGTTCGCGACAAAGCAGGCTTCCAGCTTATGCAAAAATGTCCGCTTCTTATCAAAGAGTCAACGACCACTTCCTAATGCATGTCCACCACCAAAATATACACTAGCAACTGTTCGTGCATTCCCATCATTGGAACCATTGACATTTGCCCCAGTTCCAACTTCCGTTTTAGATGCACCATTGAGAAGGGATTTGATATGGCGCGCTGTTGTGTACGAAAACGATAACAAACGTGTGGGTGCATCTAATCCACCTGGTAGAAGCGACGTAGGCTACTCGAGAAGAAAGATCCTTCCTCAAAAAGGTTCTGGTATGGCCAGAGCTGGTGATGCAAACTCCCCTATAAGACACAATGGTGGTAGATCTTTGGCTAGAACCGCTCCAAACGATTATACTACTGATTTACCTAAAAAGATTTATTCTCTAGCATTCAATAACGCTCTAAGTTATCAATACAGAAACGGTAATGTCTTTGTCGTTGGTTCAGGAGACAGCGTCTCTCCTACTAATGCACTAGATTTGAATGATCTGGAGGTTCTACCCACAAGCCAAGACTCCCAGGATGGAGAGATCGTATTCGAGAAGTTTTTGGAATATCACAACCTAAACGGTAAGAAGCTTTTGTTCGTTATAAATGAACCAAGAGTTGGACTTTTCGAATTCagtgaaaagttcaaagatAAGGTGAACATTgtccaaaaagaattcGTTAACGTAAATGATATTCTTAAAGCCCAAAGAATCTTCATTGAACTTGAAGCTTTGGAGTTCTTGGCCATTAGTAACAACATTTAA